The region GAACTTCTTCGCCCAGCGGGCCAAGTACCCGCGCTACACGTCGCGGAAGACGTCCCGGGCCTCGGCCGAGTACACCCGCAGCGCCTTCACGTGGCGTGACGGGCGCCTGACCCTGGCGAAGACGGCCGGGCCGCTGGACATCCGCTGGTCCCGTCCCCTCCCGGAGGCTGCCGAGCCCACGACGGTGACGGCGTCCCGCGACGCCGCCGGACGCTGGTTCGTCTCCCTGCTCGTCGAGGACACCATCACCCCGGCCCCCGCCACGAGTACGGCGGTCGGTATCGACGCCGGGGTCACCTCCCTGGTGACCCTCTCCACCGGGGAGAAGATCGCCAACCCCCGGCACGAACGGCGCGACCGGGCCCGCCTGGCGAAGGCGCAACGGGAGCTGTCCCGCAAGGCCAAGGGGTCCGCGAACCGGGAAAAGGCCCGCCGGAAGGTCGCCCGCGTGCACGCGCGGATCGCCGACCGGCGCCGCGACTTCCTGCACAAGCTGTCGACTCGTCTCGTCCGTGAGAACCAAACGGTCGTGATCGAGGACCTCACCGTCCGTAACCTGCTGAAGAACGGCCGCCTGGCGCGCGCCATCTCGGATGCGGCGTGGACGGATCTGCGCATGATGCTGGAGTACAAGTGCGCCTGGTACGGGCGTGAACTTGTCACGGTCGACCGCTGGTTCCCCAGCTCGAAGCTGTGCGGAGCCTGCGGCACGGTCCGCGGGAAGCTGCCGCTGAACGTCCGTGAGTGGACGTGTGTCTGCGGCACTGTG is a window of Streptomyces violaceusniger Tu 4113 DNA encoding:
- a CDS encoding RNA-guided endonuclease InsQ/TnpB family protein, producing MAQQVKRAFKYRFYPSDEQAAELSRTFGCVRLVYNKALEERTRAWYGEQRRISYVQSSAALTQWKKNEELAFLAEVSSVPLQQALRHLQTAFGNFFAQRAKYPRYTSRKTSRASAEYTRSAFTWRDGRLTLAKTAGPLDIRWSRPLPEAAEPTTVTASRDAAGRWFVSLLVEDTITPAPATSTAVGIDAGVTSLVTLSTGEKIANPRHERRDRARLAKAQRELSRKAKGSANREKARRKVARVHARIADRRRDFLHKLSTRLVRENQTVVIEDLTVRNLLKNGRLARAISDAAWTDLRMMLEYKCAWYGRELVTVDRWFPSSKLCGACGTVRGKLPLNVREWTCVCGTVHDRDVNAARNILAAGLAVSACGDGVRPQRESSRTGRSSMKQEPQRATAGIPRL